The Aquificaceae bacterium sequence AGAGCATCCCACCTTTATAAGGCATCTTCTTGACTATAAGAGAGCGGAAAAGCCCATTCCCATAGAGGAGGTAGAGCCCATAGAGAGCATACTCAAGAGGTTCGTCACTGGTGGTATGTCTTTGGGTGCCTTGTCTCCAGAAGCCCATGAGGTGCTCGCAGAAGCCTGCAACAGGCTCGGTATGAAGAGCAACTCTGGAGAAGGAGGAGAAGACCCAGCCCGCTACTGGACCATAAAGAACTCTGCCATTAAGCAGGTAGCCTCTGGTCGCTTTGGTGTGACACCCACCTACCTTGCCTCTGCAGAAGACATAGAGATAAAAATAGCTCAAGGAGCAAAGCCCGGAGAAGGCGGACAGCTTCCTGGCAAAAAGGTCAACGAATACATAGCAAAGTTAAGGTATGCACAACCCGGAGTGACCTTAATCTCTCCACCTCCCCATCACGATATATACTCCATAGAAGACCTCGCCCAGCTCATAAACGACCTAAAGGAAGCAAACCCTAAGGCAAGGGTGTGCGTCAAACTTGTGGCAGAAACCGGCGTGGGAACTGTTGCAGCGGGTGTGGCAAAAGCCTATGCGGATATAATCCAGATAAGCGGTGCGGAGGGTGGCACGGGTGCAAGCCCATACTCCTCTATAAAGAACGCAGGAAACTACTGGGAAATAGGTCTTTCTGAGACCCAAAGGGTGCTTATGGAAAATGGTCTAAGGGATAAGGTAAGGCTTAGGGTGGACGGTGGACTAAGAACTGGTAAGGACGTGATAATATCTGCACTTCTTGGTGCTGAAGAGTTTGGCTTTGGCACTGCAGCTATGATAGCGGAAGGTTGTGTTATGGCAAGGCTTTGCCACACTAATCAATGTCCCACTGGCGTAGCCACCCAAGACCCCAAATACAGAGAAAAGTTCAAGGGTAAAGTGGAAAACGTTATGGCATACTTTAGAGCGGTAGCTCAAGAGGTAAGAGAAATTCTCTCACAGATGGGTGTGAGGTCTCTTGATGAGATAATAGGAAGGAGAGACCTGCTTGAGGTGAAAACCTACGACCACATACCCGGCTCAAAGAGGGTAAAACTTGAAGAGTTCTTGAAAGAAGGCTATCCAAAGGACAAGCCTTTGAGATGTCTGCAGGAAAGAAACGACAATCCAAGAAGGAGTGAACTGGCAAAAAGGCTTGAAGAGGAGGTCCTGCCATACATAGAAAAGGGAGAGAGGTTTTATGGAGAATACACCATAAGGAACGTAGACAGGAGCATCCCGACAAGACTGGCTTACCATATTGCGGTCAGATACAGGGACGAAGGTCTTCCAGAGGATACCATACAGTTAGTCTTTAGAGGCACAGCAGGGCAGAGCTTTGGTGCTTTTAACCACAAGGGCATGTCTCTTACCCTTATCGGTGATGCCAACGACTATGTGGGTAAGGGCATGCACGGTGGAAGGATAGTGATAAAGCCAGAGGGTATAGAGGATACGCATAACCATGTGATAATGGGTAATACCTGCCTATATGGAGCAACGGGCGGAGAGCTATTTGCAAGCGGAAGGGCAGGAGAGCGTTTTGCGGTAAGAAACAGCGGTGCAATAGCGGTAATAGAAGGTGCAGGTATGCACTGCTGTGAATATATGACAGGTGGTGTGGTGGTGGTGCTTGGCAGTGTGGGAGTGAACTTTGGAGCAGGTATGACCGGTGGCTACGCTTACGTGTTGGACGAAAACATCCAAGAAAAAATAAACACATCCTACGTATTTGCAAGAAACCTTACAGAGCAAGAAAGTGAAGAGCTCAGAAACCTCATAGAAAGGCACTACCAATACACGGAAAGCCCTTGGGCAAAGCACATTCTTGAAAACTGGGAAGGGTTCTCAGAAAGGTTCAGAAAGGTAGTCCCCATTGAGCAGTGCAAGAGAGACCCTTATGGAATCTCCGACCAGTGTGAAGTGGAGGTTAAAAAATAAGCTGTTAAAATAAGCCTGTGGCTAAAAGGCTTAGGCTCTTTTCCTTTGCTCTATACGATACGGGAGAGACCATATTAGGTGCTTTGGTCTTTTCTACCCTCTATCCCCTTTACATAACAGAGCACATAGATGTTAAAACCTATTCACTTTTCTACGGCTTTGCCTTTTTTCTCTCTTTTGTTATGGCACTGCAACTTGGCAGGCTCGCAGACAAAAGAGGCTGGAGAAAGAGGTTTTTCACTATCTTTAGCCTTTCTATACCTACCCTGTGTCTTATGCTTTTTGCTTCCTTTGAAAAGCCCTTGCTTAACTTTCTCCTTTATCTTGTTTTGGCGGTTTTTCACCAGCAAGCCCTTGTTTTTTATAACTCTCTCCTTAAGTCCTTTGAGACAAAGGGTTTTGCCTCTGGCTTTGGTGTTGCCCTTGGTTATGTAGGCTCTGCAACCGCCCTTATATTTCTTGCTCCAAGTCTTAGCCTGCCTATGGCTTTTCTGTGGGTTGCTTTCATATTTTTCTCTCTTTCTCTTCCTTCCCTCCTAAGCCTTTCAGAGCCTGCAGGCAAGCAAAAGATAAAGCTCCTTGAGCTTATCAAAGACAAGGGCTTTATCCTTACTATGGCTTCCATGCTCTTTCTTATGGAGCTTGCCCATACCATGATAGCCATGATGGGTGTGTATTTAAGAGAGGTCTACGGGCTTTCACAGGAAGACATATACAAAACCATCGGCTTTTCCGCACTTGGTGGAGTTTTTGGAGGTCTCCTTTTTGGAAGGTTAACGGACAAACTCTCAGCCAAAAGGCTTTTTCCTATTGGCTTTCTTCTGTGGAGCGTCTTTTTGCTCTCTCTTTACATAACGCCCAAAGAATTTCTTTTACCCCTTGGTTTTTTTGCAGGTCTTTCTTTGGCACATCTTTGGACCACTTCAAGGGTATTTATAATTGAGAGGTTCTCAGGAGCACACGTGGCAGTAAGATTTTCCTTCTATTCTCTAAGCGAAAGGATAGCCTCAAGCCTTGGTCTTGTGCTGTGGTCCTTTTTCTTGTTCATAACGGGAGAGGACTACAGACTGTCCGCCTTGCTTATGATAGTGTTGCCTATTCTTGGATATATACTCTACACTCTATCAGAGAAAAAGTAGTTTAGAAAAGCCTCCTCTTAAATTCTACCGCTATGTAGCAATAAGCTGTAAATACAGGCTGGGCAACATTATCTGAGATGACTATATCCATATTGACTATAGTTTGAGCAGGATAGCTACCGATTTCCGTGCACTTTATACCCTCAGGATGTTCCACGCATATGGCTCTACATTCTCTGTTTGCAGTGTTTCTAATTTGCAGTCTCCATCCGCTCTGTCCTCCAAAGTTAAAAACGTTCTCCATGCTGACTATCTCTATAGGGTCTCTTACAGAAGCCTGATGGTCTATCTCACTTTTCATCATCCCAGCACAAGATGCCACAAAGGGTAAAGTAGCAATCATAAGAGCTTTTTTCGTTTTCGTGTAATCACAAAACTATTAACTTTTCAACTTTCTAAACAGGCTCTTTGAGATAAATAGGCTCTAAAAGCATAGGCTCATCGCCCATATAACCTTCAGAAAGCCTCCTATAAGCCCAGAGACCACCATATAGAGAAAAGGGAAAATACTCAAGTTGTATATCTCCAATAGACTGGACCGCAAGACCCACAAGAGGAACTTCTGGCTTTTTATCTAAGGTAAATATCTCACTTACCTTTGAACCATCACACCTTCTACAAAAAACATTACTGCTAACTTTCAAAGCAACCACTTTTTCCTCTGGAGCTTTCACAAAAAGACATAACATCATAAGATTTTCATAACCAACAATAGGCTTTCTTTCCAGATAAGCCAAAGTTTTCATAAAGGTTATACCTATCCTAAGGGAAGTGAGATAGCCCACCCCTAAGGAAACTGCAAAGGCATCCACACTCTCTGGCTCTATCTTAAGCTCTTTCAAAAGGCTTGGTAGATGCTGAAGGGTCTTTTTATTGTCATCCACAAGATGGTGCAAGACCACCTTACCATCCTCTATAAGAGTGAGGTTTGTAAAGGAAAAGGAGGTGTCCAAGGACAGTAGCCTCATCTTATACTATCATACATGATGCTCTTTGATATGGAAAAGCCTCAAGGTTTTGACCCCTATGAGGTGCTTACGAGATTGGTTATCCCAAGACCTATAGCCTGGGTTTCCACCCTTAGCCCCGAAGGCACTCCAAACCTTGCACCTTTTAGCTTTTACAATGCGGTGTGTGATGAGCCACCTGTGGTGCTAATATCCATAAGCAAAAGGGAAGACCACCAAAGAAAAGACACTGCAAGAAACATCCTTGCCACCAAGGAGTTTGTCATAAACTTCGTCTCTGAGGATTTGCTAAGGGAAGTGGAGCTAAGCTCAATAGCCTTCCCTCCAGAGGTGAGCGAGTTTGAGGTCTGCAGGCTCCGAGAGGAAAAAGCCTACAAGGTAAAAGCTCCAAGGGTAGCAAAGGCACGAGCATGGCTTGAGTGCAAGCTACTAAAACATGAAGAGCTCTTTGACTATGACCTTATCTTTGGACAGGTGGTTTTTGCAGGTGCGGAAAGCCTTGAAGTGGACTCTCTAAAGCCTGTTGGCAGGCTCTCTGGAAAGTTTTGCAAAATAGTTGAGATAAATCAAAGCCCAAACCAACCCTAAGGCTAAAATATTTATCATGGCTAAGGTAAAGATAAACGGAAAGGTGCTTGATATACCAGTGGGTGAAAAGTTTGGAGACTATCACCATGAGATAGAAAAGGCAGGCGTGGAGTTTGGATGCACCGATGGTCAATGTGGTGTGTGTGTTTGCACCGTTTTGAAAGGGCTTGAGTGTCTTGCGGAACCTTCAGAGCAGGAAGAGGAAACCCTCTGGAGGATAGGAGAATACGAAGAGACTCGCAGGCTCACCTGCCAGCTGGTAATAGAAAAAGAGGGCTGTGAAATAGAGTTAGAAACCGACTAACAGGTGCACTCCTTTACACCCAGCTTTCTGTAGAGAGATACCACTGGACACCAGCCTGTAAAGGCGGACTGAATCTGGTTTATAGCCATAAACACTATAAAGGCTTTCCAAAACCAGTGGATATCTGACGGAAGTATGGCAATTAGAAACACAAGCAAAAGCACTCCACCAGAAGTAGCCCTCAAAGCTCTATCCATAGTCATGTTTTTACCTCCTTTCTTAAGTTTATAAGAATATTCTAATAAAGCTTTACACTTTGTCAAGGCTACGGCGAGCTTTTGTGAGATAATTTTTCTATGCATCCCATATTGGAAAAGGTAAGGCTTTCAGAAGACGCATGTCTTTTAAAGGTTCATGCGGTCCATGTGTCTAAGGCGGAGCCGGGGCAGTTTGTAATGGTTCAGCATACAAAGCTATCGGAGTTAGTCCCTCTTGCCATACTTGAGACCTTTCAGGAAGGCTTTTCTTGTCTTGTAAAGGCGGTGGGTAGGTCCACCCTTGAGATATTGGAGGAGGCGGAGAGTTTTCAGTATGTGGCAGGACCTCTTGGTAAACCTTTCCCAGTAGAAAAATACGGAAAGGTGTCCTTTTACGCCTACTCTTGGGGTATTGCACCTATTTTAAACGTGGCGAGGTCTCTAAAATCTGCAGGCAACAGACTTTTCCTTCAGGTAGTATCTGAAGAGTTTTATCTAAGGGATAGGTGTGAAGCACTTTTTGACGAGGTAAGGCACTCCGAGGATATACTAAACTTTGAGGCAGACCTTATAGTATCCGCAGGGAGCAATAGGCTTTCATACCAACTTACCCAGCTCTTCCCTCAAACACCCATCATAAGCATGGTTAACACCCATATGCTTGATGCGGTAGGTCTTTGTCTTGTATGTAGAGTTTTGGTGGATGGTAAATACGCCCTTGCCTGTAGTGATGGTCCTTGGTTTGATGCCCACAAGGTTGACTGGGAAAATCTTATGGCAAGGGAAGAGAGCTACAAGGAGCAGGAAAGGATAGCCTTTGAAGAATACCTACGGACCTTAAGGAGAAGAAGAACACTTGCTACATAGCATGCAAGAACAATACGATAAATTCAGAGAGTATGTGGAGGAACTTGAAAAATGCAAAAAAGAACTGGAGAACCTAAGGTTTGAAAATAACTTAATGCACGAAAAGATATATAGACTTGAAACGGAAAAAAGCTCCCTCAAGGAAAAGGTGGAGAAGTTGACAGAATATATAGAAAACGTAGAGCAAGCCTCAAGAAACAAAGACCAGATAATATCCTCCCTATCACAAGAGCTAAGTAGTTATAGAAAACTGCTTATGGCTCTTATTATGCTTATGCTTTTATTACTCCTTATAATCCTTTACTTATCACTGCGATGAGAAGACTTATTGTCATACCCGCAAGACTTAGTTCCACAAGGCTAAAAGAAAAGCCTCTCGCTCCCATACTTGGCAAGCCATTGATAAGATGGGTAGTGGAGGGTTGTCTAAAGACTAAGGAGAGAGTAATTTTGGCTACAGACAGCGAGAGAATTTACGAAGTGGTAAAAGACCTTCCTGTGGAGGTAAGGTTCACACCTTCTGACCTGCCTTCTGGAAGTGACAGAGTTGCATATGTGGTAAGAGAAGAGGAGGTAGACTACGTAATTAACTATCAAGGTGATGAGCCCTTTGTATACGAGGAAGACATCCAGAGACTTTTCCATGCCCTTGAGGACCACCCTGTGGCTACCCTCGCCATAAAAGACCCACACGCCTACAAAGACCCCAACTCGGTAAAGGTAGTCCTGCGTCAAGACCACACCGCCCTATACTTCTCAAGGTCTCCCATACCATACATGAAAACTTCTTCAGACCCTTATCCGCTAAAACATGTAGGCATTTACGCTTACAGAAAGCAAACCCTTTTGGAGTTTACCACCATGCAAAAAAGCACGCTGGAAGCCTTAGAAAACCTTGAACAGCTCCGCCTTTTAGAGGCAGGCTACAGCATAAAGGTAATCCTTACAAAAAACTACTATCACGGAGTAGACACGGAAGAGGATATAAGGCTCGTAGAAAGAGAACTCTCCGCAAGGCTTTTTACAAACTCATAATTCAGCTTATGTCCGCCAAGATAGGAGAAAACTTTACCCTTTAGCCTAAAGCCCAGTAAGCTAAGGTCTCCGATAAGGTCCAAGAGTTTATGCCTTATAGGCTCGTCCTTTGACCTCATGCCCTCTGGGTTGTAGACAAAACCATCACCTATAACCACTGCGTTCTTTAAACTCCCACCCTTTGCAAGCCCATTCTGGAGCAGAAGCTCCACATCCCTGTCGTAGCAAAAGGTCCTTGCAAAAACCACCTCTTTTGCATTTCCACAGTATTGAGCGATACCTTCCTCAAGTATACCCTTTACATAGCCTTTGTATGACGCACAAAAACCTTCATAGGGTTTTGCCTGTATATATCCCTTACAGTTTCTCACCTCAAAAGGCTCTTTTATCTCAAAAAACCTTGCCTCTTCCTCAAGCTCAAGGGTTAAGTTTTTCAAGGCTTTATAAAAGTAATAACCGCTCCCGTCAAGTATAGGGACTTCCTGTCCTTTTATGAACTCAATTGTAAGGTTATCCACGCCTAACATATAAAGAACCGCAAGAAGGTGCTCTACCGTGCTAACCTTTACACCATCCTTTCCAAGCACGGTGGCATGGTCTGTGCCTTGCACATATCTGTAATTGGCAGGTATGTATGTCCCTTTTACAAGAAACCTTATGCCCGTGTTTTCGCCCTCTGGACGAAGAACTATCCTTGAGACCTCACCGCTATGTATACCAATACCCTCAAACTCCACCTCTTTTAGGATAGTTTTCTGTTTCATCTTCATAATACCTTATGCAAAATTTATGCCAAACCTCTTAGGAGTTCCACCACCTTTTCAATAGAAGGCTTTTCAGGGACAAGACACCTTAACCCCACCTCCTTCTCAAAGAAATCCTTTGTAGTTTTGCCAATGCACACCACTTTTATAGGTTCTAAAAGACTTATGACTTCTTCCTTTTGCAAGTTTGCAAGAAGACCCTTGACCGCAGAAGGGCTTGCGAAGACCACAGCGTCCGCAGTGGAGAGCTTATTAATTAGCTCTTCCCTTTGGTATAGCTTTGGCTTTATGGTGTATACATCCAAAGCATGCACCTCAAAACCGAGAGCCTTTAAACCTTCCATTACTTCCTCTCTTCCTATGGCAGACCGTGGCACAAGCACCTTTCCCTTGAAACCCCTAAATATTTTCAAAAGCTCTTCTCCATAGTAGTTCTCTGGCATAGCCCAGACCCTGTAGCCCTGCTCCTCTACTGCCCTTTTAGTCTTTTCACCTATTACCACTATCTTCTCTTCCTTAAGCCTACACTTAGAAAGAAATGCCTTTACCGCCCTCGGACTCTGAAAGACTACAAAGTCAAAGCTTCCCTTTGGAGGCTCAAAGTCAAGAAGTTCTTCTTCAATAAGAGGCAGTTCCAAGACTTGAAAGCCAGCCTTTTCAAAGATAGGTCTATCCTTTTGTATATCTTCCTCACTTCTTGTGAGGGCTATCCTTTTTAGCATGGACGAATATAATTTAACTCCATGTCCTCCTACAAAGACCTTCTTGGAAAGATTGATATTGTGGATGTTATATCCTCTTACATAGAGCTAAAAAGGGTTGGCAATAATTATGCTGCAAGATGCCCCTTTCATCCTGATGACACACCTTCTTTTTACGTATCTCCTTCAAAGGGTATCTTTAAGTGTTTTGGCTGTGGTGTGGGAGGCGATGCGGTTAAGTTTGTGAGCCTGTATGAAAACATAGACTACTGGGAAGCCCTTGAGAAATTAGCAAAGAGGTATGGTATAAAGATAAACCTTAAAAGAAGGGAAAAGCACAGCCAAATTCTTCTGGCTCTCCAAAGGGTTGCGGAGTTTTATCATGAGGAATTGAGAAACAGCAAAGTAGCTATCCAATACTTACAAAGTAGGGGTATAAACTCAAAGACCATAAGCAAATTCCAGCTTGGCTTTGCAGGGAACACAGAAAATATGATAAGGCTACTTAAAGAGGAGGGTCTTCTTGAAGTTTATGAAAAAAGCTCAAACCTTATAAAAATTGACGAAAGCGTATATAAGGACCTTTTCAGAAACAGACTAATAATCCCTATAAGGGATATAAAGGGTAATGTAGTAGCTTTTGGAGGCAGAAGTCTTGATGGAAGTCATCCTAAGTATGTGAACTCTCCAGAGTCCGAGGTTTTCAAAAAAAGGTTAACCCTCTTTGGTCTTTTTGAAGCGAAGGAATACATAAGGGAATCCCAGCAGGTAATTATTGTAGAAGGCTACTTTGACCTTATGAGCCTTTGGCAAGAGGGTATAAGGAATTGCACCGCACCTCTTGGCACAGCACTTACAGAAGACCACGCCCATATGCTTTCCAAGATGGCAAAAACCGCCATACTTCTTTACGATGGAGACCAGGCAGGCAAAAGGGCAGTAAGGTCTTCTGTCCCGCACCTTTTGAAAGCAAAGATGGAGGTGAGAGTGGTATACCTTCCAGAAGGAGAAGACCCAGACTCCTTTGTAAAGAAAGAGCCAAAGCTACTAAGAGAAATGCTAAGCTCATCCTTACCTGTGGAAGAGTTCCTGCTGGAGGAGATAAAGAAGGGAAGCAAGCAAGCCTTTGATGACCTTCTCTACTTCTGCGGTTTTATACCAGACAGTGTTAAAAGATTTGAGCTCCTCAAAGAGATTTCAAGGATAACTGGTCTTCCCATTACAAGCCTTCAGGATAGAATTCCCAAGACGGAAGTTAAAGGAGAAAGGGAAAAGGTGGAGCTTAGCTACCACGAGGCGGTTTTTCTCGCTGGGTTGTATAGGTTTGGCTTTGAAGGAATAGACCTTGAGAACCTTAGACTTTCTCCTCAGGCTATGGAGCTTGTTGAAGCCATTCAAAAGGGTGAATACCACCTCCTACCAGGCTACATAAAGAACTTCAAAGCCTATGACCTTGAGAGGGCTTTTAAGGAAAGTCTTAGAGTGCTTAGCACGGTGGAAGAGAGTTTAACCTTGAGTTTTGAAGAGCTTAGAAAAATAAGCAAAGAAAAACCACGAAAGCTAAGAGTCAGAAGGTGATATATTTTATATTATGGAAAAGGTTTTCATTTATGACACTACTCTAAGAGATGGCTCTCAGGCGGAGGGTGTAAACTTCTCCCTTGAGGATAAACTGCGTATATTTCAGAAGTTGGATGAGTTTGGTATAGACTACATAGAATGTGGATGGCCCGGTGCAAACCCCAAGGATACCATACTCTTTGAAAGGCTCAGAAAATACAAGCCTCAGCATGCAAAGGTGGTGGCTTTTGGCTCTACCAGAAGACCTACAAAGAAAGCAGAGGAAGACCCGCAGTTGGAAAACCTTATAAAGTCTGGTGCAAGGGTTATAACCATCTTTGGC is a genomic window containing:
- a CDS encoding MFS transporter, with amino-acid sequence MAKRLRLFSFALYDTGETILGALVFSTLYPLYITEHIDVKTYSLFYGFAFFLSFVMALQLGRLADKRGWRKRFFTIFSLSIPTLCLMLFASFEKPLLNFLLYLVLAVFHQQALVFYNSLLKSFETKGFASGFGVALGYVGSATALIFLAPSLSLPMAFLWVAFIFFSLSLPSLLSLSEPAGKQKIKLLELIKDKGFILTMASMLFLMELAHTMIAMMGVYLREVYGLSQEDIYKTIGFSALGGVFGGLLFGRLTDKLSAKRLFPIGFLLWSVFLLSLYITPKEFLLPLGFFAGLSLAHLWTTSRVFIIERFSGAHVAVRFSFYSLSERIASSLGLVLWSFFLFITGEDYRLSALLMIVLPILGYILYTLSEKK
- the kdsB gene encoding 3-deoxy-manno-octulosonate cytidylyltransferase; translation: MRRLIVIPARLSSTRLKEKPLAPILGKPLIRWVVEGCLKTKERVILATDSERIYEVVKDLPVEVRFTPSDLPSGSDRVAYVVREEEVDYVINYQGDEPFVYEEDIQRLFHALEDHPVATLAIKDPHAYKDPNSVKVVLRQDHTALYFSRSPIPYMKTSSDPYPLKHVGIYAYRKQTLLEFTTMQKSTLEALENLEQLRLLEAGYSIKVILTKNYYHGVDTEEDIRLVERELSARLFTNS
- a CDS encoding 2Fe-2S iron-sulfur cluster-binding protein; the encoded protein is MAKVKINGKVLDIPVGEKFGDYHHEIEKAGVEFGCTDGQCGVCVCTVLKGLECLAEPSEQEEETLWRIGEYEETRRLTCQLVIEKEGCEIELETD
- a CDS encoding flavin reductase family protein, with the translated sequence MMLFDMEKPQGFDPYEVLTRLVIPRPIAWVSTLSPEGTPNLAPFSFYNAVCDEPPVVLISISKREDHQRKDTARNILATKEFVINFVSEDLLREVELSSIAFPPEVSEFEVCRLREEKAYKVKAPRVAKARAWLECKLLKHEELFDYDLIFGQVVFAGAESLEVDSLKPVGRLSGKFCKIVEINQSPNQP
- a CDS encoding tRNA threonylcarbamoyladenosine biosynthesis protein TsaB produces the protein MRLLSLDTSFSFTNLTLIEDGKVVLHHLVDDNKKTLQHLPSLLKELKIEPESVDAFAVSLGVGYLTSLRIGITFMKTLAYLERKPIVGYENLMMLCLFVKAPEEKVVALKVSSNVFCRRCDGSKVSEIFTLDKKPEVPLVGLAVQSIGDIQLEYFPFSLYGGLWAYRRLSEGYMGDEPMLLEPIYLKEPV
- a CDS encoding DUF2892 domain-containing protein encodes the protein MTMDRALRATSGGVLLLVFLIAILPSDIHWFWKAFIVFMAINQIQSAFTGWCPVVSLYRKLGVKECTC
- a CDS encoding oxidoreductase, encoding MHPILEKVRLSEDACLLKVHAVHVSKAEPGQFVMVQHTKLSELVPLAILETFQEGFSCLVKAVGRSTLEILEEAESFQYVAGPLGKPFPVEKYGKVSFYAYSWGIAPILNVARSLKSAGNRLFLQVVSEEFYLRDRCEALFDEVRHSEDILNFEADLIVSAGSNRLSYQLTQLFPQTPIISMVNTHMLDAVGLCLVCRVLVDGKYALACSDGPWFDAHKVDWENLMAREESYKEQERIAFEEYLRTLRRRRTLAT
- the dnaG gene encoding DNA primase codes for the protein MSSYKDLLGKIDIVDVISSYIELKRVGNNYAARCPFHPDDTPSFYVSPSKGIFKCFGCGVGGDAVKFVSLYENIDYWEALEKLAKRYGIKINLKRREKHSQILLALQRVAEFYHEELRNSKVAIQYLQSRGINSKTISKFQLGFAGNTENMIRLLKEEGLLEVYEKSSNLIKIDESVYKDLFRNRLIIPIRDIKGNVVAFGGRSLDGSHPKYVNSPESEVFKKRLTLFGLFEAKEYIRESQQVIIVEGYFDLMSLWQEGIRNCTAPLGTALTEDHAHMLSKMAKTAILLYDGDQAGKRAVRSSVPHLLKAKMEVRVVYLPEGEDPDSFVKKEPKLLREMLSSSLPVEEFLLEEIKKGSKQAFDDLLYFCGFIPDSVKRFELLKEISRITGLPITSLQDRIPKTEVKGEREKVELSYHEAVFLAGLYRFGFEGIDLENLRLSPQAMELVEAIQKGEYHLLPGYIKNFKAYDLERAFKESLRVLSTVEESLTLSFEELRKISKEKPRKLRVRR
- the lpxC gene encoding UDP-3-O-acyl-N-acetylglucosamine deacetylase — translated: MKQKTILKEVEFEGIGIHSGEVSRIVLRPEGENTGIRFLVKGTYIPANYRYVQGTDHATVLGKDGVKVSTVEHLLAVLYMLGVDNLTIEFIKGQEVPILDGSGYYFYKALKNLTLELEEEARFFEIKEPFEVRNCKGYIQAKPYEGFCASYKGYVKGILEEGIAQYCGNAKEVVFARTFCYDRDVELLLQNGLAKGGSLKNAVVIGDGFVYNPEGMRSKDEPIRHKLLDLIGDLSLLGFRLKGKVFSYLGGHKLNYEFVKSLAESSLSTSLISSSVSTP
- a CDS encoding uroporphyrinogen-III synthase, which encodes MLKRIALTRSEEDIQKDRPIFEKAGFQVLELPLIEEELLDFEPPKGSFDFVVFQSPRAVKAFLSKCRLKEEKIVVIGEKTKRAVEEQGYRVWAMPENYYGEELLKIFRGFKGKVLVPRSAIGREEVMEGLKALGFEVHALDVYTIKPKLYQREELINKLSTADAVVFASPSAVKGLLANLQKEEVISLLEPIKVVCIGKTTKDFFEKEVGLRCLVPEKPSIEKVVELLRGLA